Genomic window (Streptomyces clavuligerus):
GGTGCGGCCGCCGGCCGGGTCGTGGAGGGCGTTGCGGTGCTGGGGGTCGCCCTGGACGATGCCGGGTTCGAGGGCGTATTCGACCTTGCTCAGGGCGTGTTCGAGGCGGTCGGCCCTGGTGGTGAGGAAGTGCAGGGTTTCGGGGTCGAGGGTGTTGATTGCGGTGAGGGAGCGGCGGATGGCGGTGAGGTTGTCGAGCTGTCTGACCGGTATCCGCGGGGCGGGCAGCCGGTGGAGGGTGGCGAGGGGTGCTGCGAGGTCGGCGGCGGTGACGGGTTCGGCGGGCTGGGGGTAGTAGGTCCAGACGGTGGCGAGGGCTTCGCCGGTGAGGCGGGCGGGCTGTGGTGTGCGGGGGTGGAGGGGGACGGTGGGGAAGTTGTGGTCCTGGAGCCAGCGCACGAGTGCGACGGTGCGTTCCACGGTCTGCGGGGCGGTTCCCTTGCGGGCGATCTTGAGGACGGTGTCGCCGAGGCGGACGACGGCGTTGGTGTGGCCGCGGAGCATCCGGGGGCTGGTGCCGTCGAGGCCCAGTTCCCGGCACGCGTGGGTGATCAGGGTGGTCAGTTCGTCACCGGTGTAGCCGCCGGGCAGGTGGGGGTCGGTCATGTCTTCCAGGCTGGGGGGCATGGGGGGTTTCTGTCACGTCTCGGTGGTGGGGAGTGCGAGGGCGTCGCCGAGTGCGCGGGCGGCGGGGGCCGACCGCAGTCGTTGCGGGATGGCGGTGAGGACGTCGTGGGCGCGGGCGCCGATCAGGTCGGTGCGCTGCGCGGCGGGGAGTTCGAGGTAGGCGCTGGTGGCAAGACGGCAGGCTTCGGCGGGGTGCCGGTCGCGGGCGAGGCAGATGGCCTGTTCGAGGTGGAGGAGTGCGGGGTCGATGCCCGGGTGGTCGCCGTAGAGGGTGAGGGCCCGGCTGCGGACGCGGTCGGCTTCCCGGGTGTCGCCGAGGTAGGTGAGGGCGCCGCTGAGGTAGAGGAGCAGGCGGCGTTCAGGGAAAGCGAAAGCGTCGTCCGGGTCGCCCGGTGCGGCGCGGTCGAAGGTGTCGCGGGCGCGGTGGATGGCTTCGCGGGCGCGGGTGGTGTCGCCGTGGCGGGCGAGTGCGCGGGCTTCGGCGGCGGCGGCGAACGCGGCGGTGGGGGTGGTGCGGTGGCGGGCCAGTATCCGCGCCTCGCGGGCGAGCGTGACCGCGGAGGTGAGCGGGCCGTAGTAGTAGGGGAGCATCGCGGCCTGGGCCCGGACGCGGGCGCGCAGGTCGGTGTCGGTGCTGTCGTCGGCGGCGGTGCGGGCGGTGGCGTACCAGGCGCGGGAGTGGCGCAGGCGGCCGAGTTTCATCAGGGCGTCGGCGGTGAGGGTGGCGAGGACGGCGGTCATTTCCGACAGTCGCATCTGTGCGGTGGCGGGCTGCCGTTCGGCGGCCAGCGTCCGGATCTCGTCGAGTTCGGGGAGCAGGTGGCCGAGCATGGGGACCGGTGCGGTGACGAGGTACTGGCGGCGCAGGTCCAGGAGGCGTTCGTCCAGGAGGTCGAGCTGGCCGGGGCTGACGGTGGCGCGGGCCAGGGTGCGGTCCACACGGTGACGGGTCCGGTCGAGGACCTGGTCGAGCGCATCGCCGTGGGCAACAGCCGCCGGGCTGTGTGCGGGGCTGTCCTGGGCGGGGCGGCCCGGGTGCACTGTGGCCGGGGCGGTGGTGGGCGTGTAGTCGCCGCTCAGTCCCAGGCCCCCGGCGCTCGTCCCGTACAGGCGGCACAGCAGGTCGATGGTCTGCGCCCGGGGACGCCGCCCGGGGCTGGTCTCCCAGATCCGCAGCTGGTCCTGGTCGACGCGGGCGGCCCCGGGCATGTTCCGGGTCATGTCGCGGTAGGCGTCCACGGCCTGCTGGAGCGTCCAGCCCCGGGCCAGGCGGTGGCCGCGCAGGAGACTCACCGCGCAGCACCGTGCGATGGCGGCGGCGGTCCGGTCACCGGACCACCCCTCGGTGCGGGCCTGCTCCCGCGTCCGGGCGGCGCAGGAGGACGGATGCCGTCGGTCGGCCATGAGGTCACCTCCGCGAACGGTACGTGCGCCGAGTGTAGTGAAACGGGTGTGAACCCCCGACGGTTTTCCGTGACTTCTCACGGAACGCGCGACGGGTTCCGTGACTGTGCACGGGCCACGGACCCATCGGTGAGAAGTCGCGGTTGTCCATCGCCGCACCGGTCGGTGAACCTGGCGTCCCTCTCCCGCCGGTCAGACGCGCTGCACACACACCCGGTGCCGCAGAGGCCCGCCGATGCCGTTCCCTTCATCCGCTGGAGGTCTGCCGTGAACAGCTGCGCGCCGTCCGCCGTCTGCGCCTGCGGACCTGCGGCGACAGGGACACCGGCTTCTCTGCCCTGCACTCCTGTGGGCCGTGGTGAGTCCGGGTGCCGCCGGATGGGCCGTCGCGCTGGGCTCCTGCTCGGCCGGGTGCTGTTACCGGCTGGCGCCCTCGGGCCACAGGACGGTGACCGGGGTGTTGGTGCGGTGGGCGTAGGCGACGGCGTCGGCGGTGCCGCCGAAGCCGCGGGCGGGCAGCCCGTCCCACACCGCGAGCAGTTTGTCGCACCGGTCGATGAGGAGTTCGCTGCCGGCCTGGTGCGCCTGCGATGTGGACTCGGCGAGTCCGGTCCGGTGCACGGTCGTGGCCTGGTTGAGGAGGGTGTCGTAGTCGTGGTGGTGCCA
Coding sequences:
- a CDS encoding phosphotransferase family protein, which produces MTDPHLPGGYTGDELTTLITHACRELGLDGTSPRMLRGHTNAVVRLGDTVLKIARKGTAPQTVERTVALVRWLQDHNFPTVPLHPRTPQPARLTGEALATVWTYYPQPAEPVTAADLAAPLATLHRLPAPRIPVRQLDNLTAIRRSLTAINTLDPETLHFLTTRADRLEHALSKVEYALEPGIVQGDPQHRNALHDPAGGRTVLCDWDTIAHGQPEWDLVTVEIHCRRFGHGHRHWTDFATAYGLDITAWPGYPVLRDIRELRMITTNARKAAHTPGSLCEVQRRIKGMRENEDGLLWNIL